One genomic segment of Paenibacillus durus includes these proteins:
- a CDS encoding HPP family protein, translated as MAGSGKNPLSVSFKTALIGFIGGFVAIGLLALLTGLTSAVWLMAPFGASCVLAFGVWDAPLSQPRNIVGGHLISTAVGLLLFHIFGNGFWVLALGVGLAIALMHVTRTTHPPAGANPIVVIMAGSPWSFLINPVLIGSLIIVIIALLINNLDEHRQYPKFWR; from the coding sequence ATGGCAGGATCGGGAAAAAACCCGCTGAGCGTTTCGTTCAAGACTGCACTTATCGGATTTATTGGAGGGTTTGTCGCGATCGGCCTATTGGCTTTATTGACTGGCCTGACATCGGCTGTATGGCTAATGGCTCCGTTTGGAGCTAGCTGCGTTCTGGCTTTCGGTGTTTGGGACGCCCCTTTATCTCAGCCCAGAAATATTGTCGGAGGACATCTGATATCCACTGCGGTTGGATTACTGCTATTTCATATATTCGGCAACGGGTTTTGGGTACTTGCTCTAGGAGTAGGATTAGCTATTGCCTTAATGCATGTAACCCGAACGACTCATCCGCCTGCGGGAGCAAATCCAATTGTCGTTATTATGGCAGGAAGTCCATGGTCTTTCTTGATTAATCCGGTTCTCATCGGCTCTTTGATTATCGTGATCATTGCCCTTTTGATCAATAACCTGGATGAACATCGTCAGTATCCGAAATTCTGGAGATAA
- a CDS encoding GntR family transcriptional regulator — MSTELLLKADSRLNFSVNTQIKEQLKWLIGLGRIIPGDMLPSANQMADLLGLNRNTVNLVYTQLRDEGLLSMHKGRGTQVLDNAKVDELRKSRETMQQLAMKTIEQADAQRIPLADIFIAGLAYVLLNDADVSERMRIAFIECKEHDHLFYRKEIERITHAEVTTVFLEDLASTESSITDALEQSDVIITTLNHADEVKKLFSPYKKIIHVIGATIEMPLLLEISKLKSGSKVSFVCLGKAGGQWMARNIHDAGITQIESQAIGIDHRDQLLKTIEYSDKVYASAAVFKELKSLAPDKVEMYPMVLEKSSENILTEISEKE, encoded by the coding sequence ATGAGTACAGAATTACTGTTAAAAGCTGATTCAAGATTGAACTTTAGCGTGAATACGCAGATTAAAGAACAATTGAAATGGCTAATCGGGCTTGGCCGGATTATTCCGGGCGACATGCTTCCATCCGCGAATCAAATGGCCGATTTATTGGGGTTGAATAGGAATACAGTGAATTTAGTTTACACGCAATTGCGCGATGAAGGTTTGTTATCCATGCATAAAGGCCGGGGCACACAGGTCTTGGATAACGCCAAAGTCGATGAGCTGAGAAAGAGCCGCGAAACGATGCAGCAGCTTGCGATGAAGACGATTGAACAGGCGGACGCGCAGCGAATCCCTCTGGCAGATATTTTTATCGCCGGATTGGCCTATGTTCTGCTGAATGATGCGGATGTATCCGAACGCATGCGGATCGCGTTCATTGAATGCAAAGAGCATGATCATCTCTTTTACCGCAAAGAAATCGAACGAATTACACACGCTGAAGTCACAACCGTCTTTTTGGAGGACCTTGCATCAACGGAAAGCTCGATAACGGATGCACTTGAACAATCGGATGTGATCATCACCACTTTGAATCATGCCGATGAGGTTAAAAAATTGTTTTCTCCATATAAGAAAATCATTCATGTGATAGGCGCAACGATCGAAATGCCCTTGTTATTAGAGATTTCCAAGCTGAAGTCCGGAAGTAAGGTAAGTTTTGTATGTCTCGGAAAGGCAGGCGGACAATGGATGGCTCGCAATATTCACGACGCTGGCATTACACAAATCGAATCCCAAGCAATCGGCATTGATCATCGCGATCAATTGCTTAAAACCATCGAATATTCGGACAAGGTTTACGCATCTGCCGCCGTATTTAAGGAACTAAAATCACTGGCTCCCGATAAAGTGGAAATGTATCCAATGGTGTTGGAAAAAAGCAGTGAAAACATACTGACAGAAATCTCTGAAAAAGAATGA
- a CDS encoding DHA2 family efflux MFS transporter permease subunit, producing MFNPITAYLMQRFTTRELFLSAMLAFLAGSVVSGVAPGFELLLIGRLVQAAGAGIIMPLLMNVVLAIYPEEKRGGAMGLIGVAIIFAPAIGPAYAGYMLDHYVWRSLFYVIIPFAALVILLAFFFLKNVTERAYPKLDIAGMILSTVGFGTLLYGFSRAGAIGWTATEVIVTLLVGLISLVLFSVTQLKSKNPLLELKAFKYNMFTLTTLINVVVTVVMYADMMLLPIYLQNMRHYTAFEAGILMLPGALLMGLLMPVAGRLFDRFGARWLSVIGIAITIVTTIGFTSLTDSTSYTYLLLLSTGRRIGMAMFMMPITTAGLNQLPASYHAHGTAISNTVKQVSGAIGTALLVTILTNRAQFHAVRNSCRRSDSRSGAIAAEGLYSGDERCLFNRYYFWSNRAGDVLLH from the coding sequence GTGTTCAATCCTATAACAGCCTATCTGATGCAGCGTTTTACGACCCGTGAATTATTCCTTTCAGCTATGCTTGCGTTTCTTGCCGGATCTGTGGTATCTGGAGTAGCTCCTGGCTTTGAACTGCTGCTCATCGGCCGTCTTGTGCAGGCTGCGGGAGCAGGCATCATTATGCCGCTGTTGATGAATGTTGTGCTTGCCATCTATCCTGAGGAGAAGCGTGGAGGCGCAATGGGGCTCATTGGAGTAGCCATTATCTTTGCTCCTGCAATCGGTCCGGCCTATGCCGGATATATGCTGGACCATTACGTCTGGCGCTCCCTGTTCTATGTCATTATTCCGTTTGCGGCGCTGGTTATCCTTCTGGCCTTTTTTTTCTTGAAAAATGTAACGGAGCGGGCCTATCCCAAGCTGGATATTGCCGGCATGATTTTGTCCACTGTTGGATTCGGCACTTTACTATATGGATTCAGCAGAGCAGGCGCAATCGGCTGGACAGCGACCGAAGTTATTGTAACCTTGCTCGTTGGCTTGATTTCGCTGGTTCTGTTCTCAGTAACCCAGCTTAAGAGCAAAAATCCTTTGCTGGAACTGAAAGCATTCAAATACAACATGTTTACGCTGACTACCCTTATTAATGTTGTTGTGACGGTGGTCATGTATGCGGATATGATGCTGCTTCCAATCTATTTGCAGAACATGAGGCACTATACGGCATTTGAAGCCGGAATTTTGATGCTGCCGGGCGCCTTGCTTATGGGCTTGCTTATGCCCGTTGCGGGCCGACTGTTCGACAGGTTTGGAGCAAGATGGCTGTCGGTCATCGGCATCGCCATTACGATTGTGACAACGATCGGCTTTACTTCGTTAACGGACTCCACAAGCTATACCTATCTTCTGCTATTGTCCACCGGCAGACGAATCGGAATGGCAATGTTCATGATGCCGATTACAACCGCGGGGCTTAACCAGCTTCCGGCTTCGTACCATGCTCACGGAACCGCCATTTCCAATACGGTCAAGCAGGTGTCGGGCGCCATTGGCACAGCGCTTCTGGTCACGATTCTGACCAACCGTGCACAGTTTCATGCGGTTAGGAATAGCTGCCGAAGGAGTGATTCACGATCAGGCGCAATTGCTGCAGAAGGCCTCTATAGCGGGGATGAACGATGCCTATTTAACCGTTATTATTTTTGGAGCAATCGGGCTGGCGATGTCCTTCTTCATTAA
- a CDS encoding oxidoreductase, with protein sequence MTNQKVWFITGAARGIGLEILKAVLETGDNVVATVRKSADSLADQLGNPENLQVVLLDITDEQQAVEAANQAIEKFGKIDVLVNNAGYGLLSAVEEATADEVRNNFETNVFGLLNVTRAVLPHMRHKRSGHIINISSVGGLSGYIGWGVYGSTKFAVEGLTEALALELAPLGIHATVVAPGFFRTEFLDTSSLTRSGNIIPDYEETVGEIRKIATQANKKQPGDPVKLAKAIVQVANAEKPPVHLPLGKDSLQRYREKTANFEKDIEAWHDVITGTDHDDV encoded by the coding sequence ATGACTAATCAGAAAGTTTGGTTCATTACCGGGGCGGCAAGAGGCATTGGTTTGGAAATTCTCAAGGCTGTGTTGGAAACCGGGGATAACGTAGTTGCGACAGTCCGGAAATCGGCAGACTCTTTAGCCGATCAATTAGGAAACCCGGAGAATCTTCAAGTTGTTCTGCTGGATATTACCGATGAGCAACAGGCGGTTGAGGCTGCGAATCAAGCCATTGAGAAGTTTGGCAAAATTGATGTCCTTGTGAATAATGCAGGATATGGGCTTCTGAGTGCGGTTGAAGAAGCCACTGCGGATGAGGTGCGGAACAACTTCGAAACGAACGTCTTCGGCTTGTTGAATGTGACCCGGGCGGTCCTGCCTCACATGCGTCACAAGCGTTCCGGACACATCATCAATATCTCGTCCGTTGGAGGATTGAGCGGATATATCGGATGGGGCGTATACGGTTCAACCAAGTTCGCCGTTGAAGGATTGACGGAGGCCCTTGCGTTGGAATTGGCTCCGCTTGGAATTCATGCAACCGTAGTAGCCCCGGGCTTCTTCCGTACGGAATTTCTGGATACTTCGTCGCTGACGCGGTCAGGTAACATCATTCCGGATTATGAGGAAACGGTGGGAGAAATAAGAAAAATTGCGACCCAGGCAAATAAGAAACAGCCGGGCGATCCCGTCAAGTTGGCCAAGGCAATCGTGCAGGTCGCAAACGCGGAGAAGCCGCCGGTCCACTTGCCACTTGGCAAGGATTCGCTGCAAAGATACCGGGAAAAGACGGCAAATTTTGAAAAGGATATTGAAGCTTGGCATGACGTGATTACAGGCACTGATCATGATGATGTCTAA